ACCCTGAATAAATTGCACCTCTGCACCAAGGGCACTGGCATTTCCCTTCGCCACCTCTAAGGAAGGTGCCGCTATATCCGTGGCTGATACCGATAAGCTTGTCTCTTCAAGCTTCATCGTAATGGCGATTGCGCCGCTGCCTGTGCCAATATCCGCCAAATGGAGCTTCTGCCCTTTATTAAAAAGGGCCGGCATCTTGCGGAGTGTGTAATAAATCAACTCTTCCGTTTCAGGTCTCGGTATCAACACTTCTTCATTCACAAAGAAGGTCCGTCCATAAAATTCTTCACTTCCGATTATATACTGGATCGGCGTCCCCTCAGCATGCAGCTCCACAGCCGCCCTAAAACGCCCTAAATCAGCTTCACTCAGCTCATCATGCAGGTTCGCCAACAGCATGGAACGGGTTTGTTTCAACAAATGCTGCAACAGGATTTCGCCGGCATTGGCATCACGATCATTATCCTTTAAAAAAGAAGAAGCCCATTTCAGGGCTTCAAACACTTTCAGTGAAGAATCACTCATCTGCATTTTCCAGCCTTGAAGATTGGTCTTCCATGATCAAGGCATCCACGACCTCATCAAGCTTACCTTCCATGATTTGATCCAGCTTTTGGATCGTCAAACCGATACGGTGATCGGTAACGCGGTTTTGCGGGAAGTTGTAAGTACGAATCCGTTCCGAACGATCGCCCGTACCGACAGCAAGCTTCCTGTTTTGATCATATTCCGCCTGCACTTCACGATGGATTTTATCATATACCCTCGCCCGCAATACTTTCATGGCTTTTTCTTTGTTCTTGATTTGTGATTTTTCATCTTGGCAAGAGACGACCGTATTGGTAGGGACATGGGTCAATCGCACCGCAGACATTGTCGTATTGACACTTTGCCCTCCAGGTCCACTTGAAGCGAAAGTATCGACCCGCACATCCTTATCGTGGATTTCGACTTCCACTTCCTCCGCTTCAGGCAAAACGGCTACCGTGGCCGTAGAGGTGTGGATCCGTCCGCCAGACTCGGTTTCAGGCACCCGCTGAACGCGATGGGCCCCATTTTCGAATTTCAATTTGGAATAAGCACCATTTCCGTTAATCATGAAAATGATTTCCTTGTAGCCTCCAAGCCCAGTGGGACTTGCCTCAATCACTTCTGTCCGCCAGCCCTGAACCTCGGCAAAACGGCTATACATGCGGTAAAGGCTACCTGCAAACAATGCCGCTTCATCTCCGCCTGCAGCGCCGCGAATCTCCATGATTACGTTTTTATCGTCGTTGGGGTCCTTAGGAATGAGCAATATTTTCAGCTTGTCTTCCAGACCTTTTATCGTCTCTTCAAGCTCGCTGATTTCCTCTTTTACCATATCACGCATATCCGCATCAAGTTTATCATCCAGCATCGCCTTGGCTTCCCGGAGTTGCTCACGAACCGCTTTATACTCCTTATAAGTCGATGCAGTTTCTTGAATGCCGGATTGCTCCTTGGAGTATTCCCTTAGTTTTTTGGAATCATTGATGATTTCCGGGTCACTTAATAGTTCATTCAATCTTTCATATCTATCTTCTACTGCTTGCAATCGATCAAACAAATCATTCACCTCATAAATTTCCCCATTAAATCTCTCAATGGGAAGTAATCCATCTTTTTTTTACTATAAATAATTAGTTCAGTGCCCAGCTCAGTTCACTTCTAGGTTAATTATAGTATAGGTGAATAATCAACGTCAAAGAGGATTCAAAAATGTGGTCATTTCTTTAATTCAACATCTATCTTGTATTGAGGCACCACACCCGTGATCAGATCTTCCAGTCGTTTCTTTTCTTCCTTTCTTTGGTGATCGGTCTTGATTTTTCCCTTATCATGGACCGTAACATGAATCGTTTTGCCATTAATCCAAACCGATCCTGCTTCATAATCCGTTTCAGACTTAACGGCATCCCGAATGACAGCTATCTCCTGCCCCATGGATGGAGAATTGTTGGATGTATGGTGAGGGGTGTTGAGGATCTGGTCGGAAGGCCGTTCTGCTTCATTTTCCCAATCCTTATTGGAAACATGCTTTAAACCGCTGCCGACAAAATCCTTCCCATCACGACTTTGATCGCCATATTCCGAATCATTATTTATTGCTTGATCATTTTGACCGCATGCTGTTAGTGCAGCGAGCACGAAAGCGGCCATCAATACCATTCTGATTTTCATTTTTTTCCCTCCATTTTGATTGGTCAACAAGATCTTTTCCTCGTTATCCTTCCCAAAATGGGACAATAATTAATCTTTCATTCCGCTTCCATGTATTGGTCGATACAACCCGCAACTTGTTCATCGTTCCATCGTGTTCTTTGCTTCCATTCAATTTTACAAATAAATCATCCCATTAAAAAAATGCCTTAAGATCTCATCGATCATAAGGCACCCTCCGATTAAATATGTTCTTTGACTCCAGCTGACTGCTTACCTGGCACTTCGTGATGATGACGGCAACGGGGTTCGTATGACTCCGATGCACCCACAAGGATGATCGGTTCATCATAGGAGGCCGGTTTGCCATCAATCAAACGCTGGGTCCTGCTCGCAGGTGATCCGCACACTTCACATACTGCCTGTAGCTTAGTCACTGATTCTGCTAACGATAGCAGAACAGGCATGGGACCGAATGGTTCACCTCTGAAATCCTGATCGAGTCCAGCCATAATCACTCGATAACCGCTGTCCGCAAGATGCTGGGCAACCCCGATAATTTCATCATCAAAAAATTGCACTTCGTCTATTGCAATGATATCCAGGGGCTTGTCCAAGTACTTAAAAATATCCGTTGAGTGGGCAATCGGCTTTGCCATCACAGAAGAGCCATTATGTGATACGACAGCCTCTTCCGCATAGCGATTATCAATAGCTGGTTTAAAAACAGCGATTTGCTCTTTGGCAAATTGAGCACGGCTGACTCGTTTAATCAATTCCTCAGATTTACCTGAAAACATGCTTCCGCAAATAAGCTCGATCCAGCCCGTTTGTTTCATTACATACATGGAAACAGCTACTCCCTTCCACCTGTCGATCCATTGGCCAAAATTGAAGCGGACCCGGTTTTATATGAATTGTTACTTGTTTACAGAAAAGAAAAAACAGGCAAGAAAAATACTTGCCTGTTTTTTAAAAAGTCCGGCTTATTTAATACCGTATTTTTTGTTGAAACGATCAACACGTCCGCCAGCTTCAGCGAATTTTTGACGACCAGTATAGAATGGGTGGCACTCTGAACAAGTCTCAACTTTGATCTCTTCTTTAACTGAACCAGTTTCAAAAGTGTTTCCGCAAGAGCAAGATACTTTTGAAAGCTTGTAATTTGGATGAATTCCAGTTTTCATTCTTTTCAGCTCCTTCTGCCCTGAATCATTCGAAACAGAGTTTTATACTTCAAGGTGAGTGTCAAACACCCTCACATTTATTGTAAAAACACATGAACTCATTATATCAACTTAAAACTAGTTGTGCAACAGTTTGTTTCTTTCTCTGTTTCAAGAGCGTTTAACGCTCGCTGGTCCCTTTTTCATTTCGGACATTTCTTCATCCAACTTACTGAAAAATTCATCATTGCCTTTAGTCTGTTTTAGACGGCGGAGGAATTTCTCCGAAAAATCCGGTGAATCCGACATCGTCTTCCTGATTGCCCATAGTTTATCGAGACGGTCTTTCGGAATGAGCAATTCTTCTTTCCGCGTGCCAGAACGGCGGATATCGATTGCCGGGAAGATTCGTCTTTCGGCAAGGGCACGATCTAAATGAAGTTCCATATTACCAGTGCCTTTGAATTCTTCATAAATGACATCGTCCATTCTTGAACCAGTATCCACTAATGCCGTAGCAAGGATCGTCAAGCTGCCGCCTTCCTCGATATTCCTCGCCGCACCGAAAAAGCGTTTTGGGCGATGGAATGCAGCAGGGTCAATACCACCTGACAACGTTCGCCCGCTCGGCGGGATGACAAGGTTGTAAGCACGGGCCAGACGGGTGATGCTGTCCATCAGGATGATGACATCCCGCTTATGCTCGACAAGGCGCATCGCACGCTCTAAAACCAGTTCCGCAACCTTGATATGGTTTTCCGGCACTTCATCGAACGTTGAACTAACCACGTCACCAGCAACTGAACGTTCAATGTCTGTCACTTCCTCAGGACGTTCATCGATCAAAAGGACGATCAGTTCCGATTCAGGATGGTTCGTCGTTATCGCATTGGCAATTTCTTTAATAAGCATTGTCTTACCAGCTTTTGGCGGTGCGACAATCAGACCGCGCTGGCCAAAACCAACCGGCGCCAACACATCCATAATCCTGGTTGATAGGTTCTTCGGCGTAGTCTCCAGCTTGATTTGCCTATTCGGGTACAGCGGTGTTAAGCCTGGGAAATGAACTCGCTCTTTAGCTGACTCTGGATTATCCCCATTGACAGCCTCGACGTGGAGCAATCCATAATATCGTTCATTTTCCTTCGGCGGCCTTACCTTACCGGAAACCTTATCTCCATTCCGCAAATCGAATCTGCGGATTTGGGATGCGGAAATATAAATATCCTCCGAGCTTGGAGAATAATTGATTGGCCGCAAGAAACCGAAACCCTCTGAAGGGATGATCTCAAGGACGCCCTCCATGAATAGAAGACCATCCTGCTCGGCCTGCGCTTTCAGGATAGCGAAAATAAGTTCCTTCTTTGAAAGTTTGCTGTAATAGGAAACTTTATATTCACGAGCGTGCTCATAGAGATCCTTTAGTTTCATGTTTTCTAAATTAGAAATAGTTAAATTCATTATGACACCACACTTTTATTAATTAAACGTTTTCACCCATACAAAAAAAGAAATGGTTTGTTAGATGGAAGAAAAACCGCAATCCATGTACCCGACCAGAGTTTTCTTAGAAAGGATGATACATTTTCACATGTAAAGAAGAAAATTATTTGAAGGCTTCTTGAAGTTTGGAGTGAAAGGGCAGATATTATATATAGTGAACATTAATAGTAGACCAAGCTTTATTTTACTTTTTTTATTTTAATTATTCAACTTAAATTTTTTTAAAGAGAAAGCGAGCGATGAAACCGCTCGCTTTTTTTCGTTGGTGAATTTTCAAAACGCAATCAGTCAATCAAACCATTCGGTTTAATTTTCAGGCTGTGACGTCCATCAATGAAACGAACGGTTCCTGATTTTGCGCGCATGACCACGGATTGCGTCTCGCCGTAGTGCCCTTTGAATTGAACACCACGCAATAGTTCGCCATCCGTCACACCTGTTGCAGCAAAAATGGCATCATCTCCGCGAACGAGGTCTTCCATTTTAAGGACCCTTCCTAAATCAAGGCCCATTTTGCCACAGCGCTCCACTTCTTCTTCACTTTGCGGAAGGAGCTTGCCTTGGATTTCCCCGCCCAGGCATTTCAAAGCAACTGCGGCAATGACCCCCTCGGGTGCTCCGCCTGATCCGAATAGGATATCAACACCAGTGAGATCGAAGGCCGTATTGATGGCACCTGCTACATCTCCATCGTTGATCAATTTAATTCGTGCTCCCGCCTCACGAAGCTCGTGAATGATCTTCGAATGACGATCACGATTCAATACTGTTGCCACTACATCTTGGATATCTTTATTCTTTGCCTTTGCCACAGCCTTAAGGTTGTCCAATATGGAAGCATTGATATCTATCTGGCCAACAGCCTCAGGTCCAACGGCTATTTTATCCATATACATATCGGGTGCATGAAGCAAGTTCCCCTTATCCGCTATTGCCAATACAGCCAATGCATTCCAGCCGCCCGATGCGACGATATTCGTGCCTTCTAAAGGATCGACCGCAACATCGACCAGCGGCCCGAGACCGGTACCAAGCTTTTCGCCAATATAAAGCATTGGCGCTTCATCCATTTCCCCTTCACCGATTACAACCGTCCCTTGCATGGGAATCGTATTGAAAACATCGCGCATGGCAGTTGTTGCAGCATCATCCGCTTCGTCCTTCTTTCCTCTTCCCATCCAACGTGCAGAATTCAAAGCGGCCGCTTCCGTTACGCGAACAAGCTCCATCGATAAACTTCTTTCCATTTCCGGTTCCCCCTCATGTACACTAGCATGATTTATTTATATATTAGTATAACACATTATATCATATATAGTAACACAGTGGGGCAACAAGAAAAGGGATCAGCTTTTAAGCTGCTCCACTTCTTCTTGTGTCATTTCTTCACGCCAAATCGTTGCACCTAAACCAGAAAGCTTCTCCACAAGATGGCTATATCCACGATCTATATGCTCAAGGCCCGTCACCTCTGTAATCCCTTCAGCCATCAATCCTGCAATGACCAACGCGGCTCCGGCACGCAAATCACTCGCCTTCACTTTTGCACCATGAAGTTGGACAGGACCATCGACGATGCCTGCTCTGCCTTCGACCTTAATCTTCGCATTCATGCGTCGCAATTCATCAATATGCTTGAAGCGCGCACCATAAATCGTGTCGGTCACCATGCTGGAGCCGCACGCTTTTGTCAACAGTGACGTGAAAGGCTGCTGAAGATCCGTTGGAAACCCAGGATACACAAGCGTCTTAATATCAACCGATTTATATTTTTCACCAGGCGAGACGAATATCTGGTCATCACCTGCTTCAATATTGATGCCCATCTCCCTCATTTTGGCAGTCAACGACTCCAAATGCTGGGGAATGACATTATCGATCAAGATGCCTTCACCGACAGCGGCTGCCAAGATCATGAAAGTCCCCGCTTCAATCCGGTCTGGTATGATGGTATGTCTGCAGCCATGCAGCCTATCGACACCGTCAATGCGGATGATATCCGTTCCCGCACCCTTGATTTTCGCACCCATATTCGTCAAAAGGGTGACAACATCAATGATCTCAGGTTCTTTCGCAGCATTTTCGATCACGGTACGGCCTTTGGCCAATACGGCCGCAAGCATGATATTGATGGTTGCCCCGACACTGACGACATCCAGATAGATGCGTGCGCCCCGCAACTCGTCGGCCCTTAGGTAAATGGCTCCCTGTTCATTCGTCACTTGGGCGCCAAGTGCTTCAAAACCCTTTATGTGCTGATCTATCGGACGAGGGCCCAAATGACACCCGCCAGGCAAACCGATCACTGCCTTTTTGAATTTACCAAGCATTGCACCCATTAAATAATAAGAAGCACGTAGCTTCTTCACTCTTCCATTGGGAAGAGGCATTGAAATCATCCTGCTTGGATCCACAGTCATTTCGCCATCATCAAAGGAAACCTCGCCGCCAATTTCCTCCATTAACGCTTTTAGCATCTGTACATCCGAAATATCGGGCAAGCCTTCGATCGTTACAGGAGAGTCCGCTAAAATCGTTGCAGGTATAAGGGCGACAGCACTATTTTTTGCTCCGCTGACACGAATGCTCCCCTTTAAAGGATAGCCACCGGCAATTTTAAGTTTTTCCATAATATACTCCCTTCCACGCTAAGCACTTAGAAGCCACTTTAAAAAGTAATATTTTTCCACAAGAAAATTGCATAATCCGACAGCATTTACTATCTAGTTTCTTAGTTTACACAAAAGCAGAAAAAACATGTAAAAAAAGGTAAAAAATTTCTAATTTATGTTATTTATCATTCGACCAATGCAATCT
This genomic stretch from Peribacillus muralis harbors:
- the prfA gene encoding peptide chain release factor 1; translated protein: MFDRLQAVEDRYERLNELLSDPEIINDSKKLREYSKEQSGIQETASTYKEYKAVREQLREAKAMLDDKLDADMRDMVKEEISELEETIKGLEDKLKILLIPKDPNDDKNVIMEIRGAAGGDEAALFAGSLYRMYSRFAEVQGWRTEVIEASPTGLGGYKEIIFMINGNGAYSKLKFENGAHRVQRVPETESGGRIHTSTATVAVLPEAEEVEVEIHDKDVRVDTFASSGPGGQSVNTTMSAVRLTHVPTNTVVSCQDEKSQIKNKEKAMKVLRARVYDKIHREVQAEYDQNRKLAVGTGDRSERIRTYNFPQNRVTDHRIGLTIQKLDQIMEGKLDEVVDALIMEDQSSRLENADE
- a CDS encoding UDP-N-acetylglucosamine 1-carboxyvinyltransferase — its product is MEKLKIAGGYPLKGSIRVSGAKNSAVALIPATILADSPVTIEGLPDISDVQMLKALMEEIGGEVSFDDGEMTVDPSRMISMPLPNGRVKKLRASYYLMGAMLGKFKKAVIGLPGGCHLGPRPIDQHIKGFEALGAQVTNEQGAIYLRADELRGARIYLDVVSVGATINIMLAAVLAKGRTVIENAAKEPEIIDVVTLLTNMGAKIKGAGTDIIRIDGVDRLHGCRHTIIPDRIEAGTFMILAAAVGEGILIDNVIPQHLESLTAKMREMGINIEAGDDQIFVSPGEKYKSVDIKTLVYPGFPTDLQQPFTSLLTKACGSSMVTDTIYGARFKHIDELRRMNAKIKVEGRAGIVDGPVQLHGAKVKASDLRAGAALVIAGLMAEGITEVTGLEHIDRGYSHLVEKLSGLGATIWREEMTQEEVEQLKS
- the rho gene encoding transcription termination factor Rho, whose translation is MNLTISNLENMKLKDLYEHAREYKVSYYSKLSKKELIFAILKAQAEQDGLLFMEGVLEIIPSEGFGFLRPINYSPSSEDIYISASQIRRFDLRNGDKVSGKVRPPKENERYYGLLHVEAVNGDNPESAKERVHFPGLTPLYPNRQIKLETTPKNLSTRIMDVLAPVGFGQRGLIVAPPKAGKTMLIKEIANAITTNHPESELIVLLIDERPEEVTDIERSVAGDVVSSTFDEVPENHIKVAELVLERAMRLVEHKRDVIILMDSITRLARAYNLVIPPSGRTLSGGIDPAAFHRPKRFFGAARNIEEGGSLTILATALVDTGSRMDDVIYEEFKGTGNMELHLDRALAERRIFPAIDIRRSGTRKEELLIPKDRLDKLWAIRKTMSDSPDFSEKFLRRLKQTKGNDEFFSKLDEEMSEMKKGPASVKRS
- the glpX gene encoding class II fructose-bisphosphatase, whose protein sequence is MERSLSMELVRVTEAAALNSARWMGRGKKDEADDAATTAMRDVFNTIPMQGTVVIGEGEMDEAPMLYIGEKLGTGLGPLVDVAVDPLEGTNIVASGGWNALAVLAIADKGNLLHAPDMYMDKIAVGPEAVGQIDINASILDNLKAVAKAKNKDIQDVVATVLNRDRHSKIIHELREAGARIKLINDGDVAGAINTAFDLTGVDILFGSGGAPEGVIAAVALKCLGGEIQGKLLPQSEEEVERCGKMGLDLGRVLKMEDLVRGDDAIFAATGVTDGELLRGVQFKGHYGETQSVVMRAKSGTVRFIDGRHSLKIKPNGLID
- a CDS encoding thymidine kinase, translated to MYVMKQTGWIELICGSMFSGKSEELIKRVSRAQFAKEQIAVFKPAIDNRYAEEAVVSHNGSSVMAKPIAHSTDIFKYLDKPLDIIAIDEVQFFDDEIIGVAQHLADSGYRVIMAGLDQDFRGEPFGPMPVLLSLAESVTKLQAVCEVCGSPASRTQRLIDGKPASYDEPIILVGASESYEPRCRHHHEVPGKQSAGVKEHI
- the rpmE gene encoding 50S ribosomal protein L31, with amino-acid sequence MKTGIHPNYKLSKVSCSCGNTFETGSVKEEIKVETCSECHPFYTGRQKFAEAGGRVDRFNKKYGIK
- the prmC gene encoding peptide chain release factor N(5)-glutamine methyltransferase — encoded protein: MSDSSLKVFEALKWASSFLKDNDRDANAGEILLQHLLKQTRSMLLANLHDELSEADLGRFRAAVELHAEGTPIQYIIGSEEFYGRTFFVNEEVLIPRPETEELIYYTLRKMPALFNKGQKLHLADIGTGSGAIAITMKLEETSLSVSATDIAAPSLEVAKGNASALGAEVQFIQGDLLLPFIELNEKVDILLSNPPYIPIDDQKSMSVVVTGHEPHRALFAGSDGLDFYRRFMEQLPLIMNVPGLIGFEVGAGQGQAVADMLLRTFPAARVSVENDINEKDRMVFAALT